cagttagtgcaattctttacagctccagcaaccactgattggggtttgatttccacccctgtctgtaaggagtttgtatgttctcccacaACCACATAGATtcccctctgggtgctctggtttcgtccCATTTTCCAAAAACatatggttaggattagtgagttgtgggtctGATAAATGTTGGCACCAAAAGTATAGCAGCAATCCTCGGACTGCTGTTTGTTGACATAGGAGGTGCATTTCACTCTGCTTTGATATGTATATAACAAATAGagttacttttttttaatgattagaGTGTAACAATGTGTTATTTCAGGTACTCAGATCAAAatggggtgccatggtagcaccCAATGGTTAGTGGTTAgggcaacactattacagctcagggcattcagagcttggagttcaattctggcgtcctctgtaaggaatcacatgggattcctccaggtgctctggttctaTCCCACGGTCCAAAAACATATCAGTTTGTAGGTTGGTTAGTAATTTGAGTAGACTAGTgtgctgggcagcgcggctcattgggccagaaaggtTCGTTCTGCTAATTGCTCGTCATttcagaaactcagttgtgatgtggggaggaaatctcgtcACTGATTGGTTGCATGGCGAACTTTGTGCATTATGGTCTGGAATTTAGCCCGCATTGGCTTATAAATAGGATCAAGATCTACATGTTTGTTTGCAGAAAACCacacttctaggaattctcttgcatgttgCCTTGAAGATTGAGAAGGGCAGAAATTCGAGTGGACATCTcatgatgtctcctcgtatggtgacgaAATATTTACATGttaattgccaagatcggagaacaactcaacccaaccaggtTTTCACACCTATAAAACAAAATGTCTGGATATAGAGTTTATCTAACCAGCTGCTTGTGTGGATTTATAAAACAATGTCTAAACACTAATGGCCTTGGAAGATGTGGAAGCAAAATGGGAAAATTAGAGCAGTGCCTACAGATTAAACCTCATAATCTTGAGCCTAAGCCCATGCTCAAATATGCATCTTGCatcattgtgatttttttttgagccAACACCAGATATAGTTTTCCAAGGCATTAAAACATACAGCTGCGAGAATAAATTTTGGAAGGAAAACTATTTCCAGTAAGTTGTTAGAAAAGTCATTAAGTATAAGTGATAGAAATCAAATGCCTTTTATTGTGACGTGGAATGTTTTTAAGAGTTTCCCAAATGTCCTTTTCCTGCTATGTATGACTGCATTTTCTTTAAACATGTTTTCTTTGTCTTATCGACTTACAATTCCTGAAAACATTCTGGATAATGTCTGTTGCTCCACGTCAGCTTTGTAGTTAACTTGCATTTTATGTAATTCTTCTGTCCTGTTTCTAATTCATTTTTTTATACTTGTACTATACACAATTAATTGCTTTCCTTCTTCACTGAGgcttgagtgatccaatttttgtGTGAATTGCTGATACCTGGCCAAAGTTTTCTGATGaagggcacaagagactgcagatgttggaatcaagagcaacaaacaatctaatggaggaactcagcaggctgagcatCATTTGTGAAGGGTTGGGAGAGGATTTGCATCAGGACGTGGTTTCAACCCACAACATTGAGTTCTTCCCACATGCACAGGGGCTGTCTGAACACTTAGATCCTCCAACAGATTTTGTTTCCAAAGGTTGCTGGTAATTGAAATCTAAAGTGATCCTTTTCCTCTCCCCACAGCTTACAAGCGAGagcagagaggaaagaaagaagctTCAGAACAGAAGAAGAAGGACAAGAAGCCTGAGAATGAGGAACATGACAAGAGTAAAGAAGATGAGAATGAAGAAGATACAGAAGAGTTAAaaatggtggaagatgatgagCAAAAAGAAGTTGAAAATGAGGAAGAGGATGTTGAAAACTGAGGGACTTGCTAATGACTACATGTGACTGAAATAGGAATGACATATTTGGAAATTAGCAGTGATCCCACTGCTTCTTCGCATTATTGCAATGCATTCCTACAGCTCTGTTTAAGGGCTTTATATATTTGGTTGGTACCACTAAGGAAGAGTTAGTGGGTCAACTTTCTCTGATTTTGTACAGTTGGATGAAATTGAAATCTTTTCTATTTAGTTAatcatttgagtttttttttgtaaaacgaTGTTTGAACAATGCATTCTGAAGTATACCTTTTTTTGCACTCTTAATTGTTAATAAAATAGTAATAGGAACCTGGAATTGACTATACTAATTTACAAGGTGGCACCTATATACAGTAATTATTGGTTTATATATGGTGGGTCAATTGTCATTGTGATGTTTGTGTGTATAATTACATGGGAGCTATTGGAAGATTATTTGTGGTTGCTGATTATTAGCCAAGTTACATTAATTGGTCAACAAACCCAGCCTGCTTCTGCAACTGTTCACTATACAATTGGTGGTAAAGGCTGATATTGTGCAGTACATAGACCACAAGATATCCTGCACCCTGTGCCAGAAAgcgctcacacaaaatgctggaggaactcagcaagccagacagcatctatggaaaagagtaaatagtcgacattttgggccatgacccttcatcgaGAGTGGAAAAGAAGTGGAGAAATTAGTAATAAGGTGGGGGGAcgggaggaagaagtgcaaggtggcagttgatgggtgaaaccagaagaaggggagggggtgaagtaacgagctgggaagttgattaatgaatgagatgaagggctggagaagagaatCTGATAAAAGTCAGAAGAccctggaagaaagggaagggggagaagcaccagagggaggtgatgggcaggcaaggagatggagGTGAgcaagggaaacaggaatggggaatgaagagaggggtgcaattactggaagttttctTTTCAACAAGAATTCAGTGAAAGCCTCTCAGTGCTCCGCACCCCCACCAGTGACATCTGCTGCCCACTGGCTTCTAACTTCCAAtaaatgcaccccccccccattcctgtttctcagGAGCTcattcccaccccccacctttcttccatggtcttctgaccTGTCAGAgtcccctttatctctttcaccaagcaacttcccagccctttgcttcacccatcacttgccaccttgtactccttccttctccacttcccttccagttctgatgaagggtcttgtctgaaaccttgactgtttaaaTAATTctatccatggatgctgcctgacctgctgagttcctccagcattttgtgcacgttactttggatttccagcctaaGATTTTCTAATACCAGAAAGAACTGCAAGGTTCCTCAAGGGCATTCCGGCAGTGGCAGCTTTGAGGTTCAATGATGTAGTGGATGATACTCCAAGTAGCAGAACAACTTACATTGTGAATTGGATCATCTGCCAAGTGCAGTGCGGCTACTAAACAAGGGATAATGTAAAAGGCCACAGAATCAATAGTGCAAACCCtgccataattttttttaaaaatgactgctgccttgagtactgtgtacagacATTCAGAGTGGAATCCATCATAGCTATAACTCATCTGAATGAATAGCATTATCGGTCGATACTGGGAAGCCTGGAATCTTGAAGTTGTGCACTCATTTAGCCCAGGGTTGTCTTGCAACGGAGAATGAAACATATTAGAGTCTAAAACTCTGATACAACAGTACATCAACTGATATATTGTAGATATTTGGGTGACATTATGGCACAAATTGTAGAGGTGCTACCTCACAGCTGCAGAGGCTCCAGTTCAGTTTGGCCTTCAGTGCTGCCATGTGGATTTTGCAGTTTTTGCCTGTGACTATGTATTTCCTCTAGGTACTCTAGTTTCCACCTACATTACAAAGCTATTCAGTTGGCCAAAGCtgtaattggtcactgtaaattgtaccTAGTTTGGGTAGGGAGTTGATAGGAATGTGAGGAACAAAGGGTTACAAGAAAAAGTGGGTAATAAGAGCAACACACgctaaatactggaggaactcagcaggccaggcaacatctatggaaaagagtacagtagacatttcgggctgaaacccttcagcagaacatcgactactcatttccatagatgctgcctggcctgctgagttcctccagcattttgtgtgtgttgctatgatttccagcatctgcagattttctcatttattaGTGGGGAATAAGATTACTTTGTGTGCTGATAAGAGATTCGATGAGCTGAAAAAGGCAAAAAGGATAAAATCTCTGACCTAAACAGACAATGCaagactcacaacacgctggaggaactcagcaggtcgggcagcatccgtggaaatgatcggtcaatgtttcgggccggaacccttcactttgaccccagcatctgcagagtattttgtgtgtgcggaCAATGCGAGAATCTGACATTATCTTAACATCCACTTCTGGCCCTTTCTATTGACAAAGCTGTGCAGCCTCCCAACCACCACTGCCACTCTGTATCAGTAAACCTGAGTGCCTCCTGTAGACTTGCAACTATTCTTCAATCTTTGCTGCCTGAAGCCAGACCACACTCTGCCATTCTAGTGTTGAGCTCAGTTTCCCATTGTCAAATCCTATGTACAGTGGATTCCCCAGATAAGGACTTGGAAAATACTTGGACACAGCTTGCACAGGGCAATCTAGAGCACTAATTGTAGGTGATTTACAGTTGAGACATGCTCAGGAACTTCAACTGAGACACTTCACACTACTGGGAATCAATAGCAATCAAGCACACTAATGGTACTTGGCTTTTGAAGAGACCCAGAATCCACGATTTGCACACAGCAGTCCTTGGTGAACAAATCTTCAGCAGGCAGCCTTGTGTGAGTGAAGAGGTAGTGAGATGACACTATGGTTGCAAACTTGAGAAAATCTGTGTGGCATGGTAGTTGGGGTCTTTTGAGTATCTCAACAGTAGCTGACACTTAATTTGTAACTATTAAGTGAAGCTGATGCATGGCAGCTGAGCCAGGTGAATGCACAGGCACCTTGTGAGAGATCTGGAGCCTTTCAGTGTTCCAGATGACCAGATCTAGAGTCCTTCATCTGCAGCAGTCTGAGCATTGTTTCAGTAACAGTGGCGCGTCTTTTGCGATAAGCATCTGCATATAACCACCATGTATAGATGAAAGCTACGATAGTCATCTTCCAAGCTGACCTCAATCACCGACAATTTTCCCTTTTTATACATTGTTCACATCTCAGAAGAGTGCAGCACCACAACATGGCAGTAATGCTAGGTGATTAATGGTGTAGTTGCCTGTGATCTGCAGATGCTCTGTTTCAAGATAAAGGACATCAATGAACAGCTAAGGAAGTCAGAAAAGCCAAAGGACATGATCCACCTTAGTGCCAATGACATAGGGTAAGAGAAGGAAGCATAGCTTAGCAAGCTAGGAGAGGTCAAAAAGCAAAACCTCAAAGGTTGTAACCTTAGGATTATTTCCAGTGCACATGCTACTAAAAACAAAAGAGCAGATATTTgaagcactttttttttgcagcatttgAGACCTGTGAAAAATGAACAGGTTGATCTCAGGAGGGATGGGACCTACTTTCTTACAAGAGTTTGCAACTGGAGAGAATTTAAACTAAAAAAGTAGCAAGTGAAATAAATAGAAGCAAGTCAAATAGCAAAAGGGATTAAAGTACAGAACAATTCTAAAATGAACAAGATATAGAATCTGAATACTGGCAAAGTGGCAAATAAATTAATGGCACATGAAAAAACATCCATGACAACAGACTGAGCAAGGCTGTGAGCTAAATTTCAGGTTACTCAACatgagaaggaaaaggagtggtTTAGAAAAAGGGAGATCTGTACAGTGGTGAGGAATAATCTTGCTGCGACAGATGATTAAGATTCATTTGGCCTGAGCAAGGGCAAGAAAATTAGTCAAGGGCAGAAAATATTGAATAGAATTACTCATAGGCTAACAAATAGTTGTAATGTTGGGCACACAGCAAAAATCAAGAAATTTAGATGTGTAACACACTAATTATGAGACAACCtacatttagatttttttttaaccagccaAAAATTGTGCAATTTATGGAATGTATGATGCACAATTCTAGATCAAATTGTTGAGGGATCTACTAGGTAAAAGGATACTTTGGATCCTTATTTTACATAGCAACCTGTGTTTAATTCTGccattgtaaggagtttgtatgtttccaggaccacgtggatttcctctggtttcctcccacattccaaagacatacacgtTAGTAGGTTCTGGTCACATGGGCGAAATTGGACAGACAAACTAACTGGGCCAGAtgttgtgctgtatttctaagtAAAAAATAATCTGATTGTCAAAGGGCAAGGGACCATGGCTGTATAATACAATGAACTTGAAAATATTTTTCAAAGCATAACCAAGGTCTTAAATCTAAACAAAATAGTGAAGATACAAGTGGAAACTTAAGTGGTTAATTGAGAGAATACATTTAAAAGCATGACAGTGGACAAAATGCATAACAGTTGAATGcttaaattgcaaaaaaaaattccttgaAGACAAAACCAAAAAGCCATTTATCCACAGCTGAGCAGAGGTTTATGAAGTTGCCAGAAATAAGCCTgaggatgaggaagttttaagaATTCAAGGGGCCATGAAATtaagaaaaggaaaacagagtGCTAGTGCAGACTATTGATAAATAGGGAAAATAGAACCATAAATTTTATTTAGAATTAATTTGTATTAGCCTTCATGGAATACAAAGCCTGTTACACATATTAAAGAATCAAGAGTCATGCCAGTATGAGGAATTGAAAGTAGCTCATTAATACTGGAGTAATTGGCAACTTGAAAGCTGATGGATCCCAAAGAATGATGACCCACATTCCACAATTTGAAAAGATGTTCTGGTTATCTTCCAAGGCAGCGCCGGTTCTGTAAATGTTAACTCCTTCACTGTTAGCCTGAAATCTGTAATGAAGGCTGTAATTACAGACACCTGGCAAAGAACAGTATTAAACAGCCTTTCATTGatcgtgtttcttgtatttactgtcaatgcccgcaagaaaatgaatctcaggattgtatatggtgacacatattgtatgtactttgataataaatttacattgaactttcaaCATGCATTTGTGAGAGCCAGTCATTTTTGATTAAAATGCTAGGATATCACTAGAATAGATAAGGGATTTTCAGTCGATATGGTGCCCTTGGATTTGCAagattttcaatgagattcaggGACTGTTCAAGTAAAATTTCACTGAAATGCAAAATTCTTAATGGATAGAGTAGTGGGGGGACATTCTCACAGATGTAGACACAAACCATAAAGATACTGCACCAGCATCTCTACTTACGGGATTGAAGACTGACAGATGTCTACAGacggaaagcattctgacttgtTTCACTCCTGGTATGGTAATTCCAATGTACAAAAACACAAAAGGCTACAAAGTAGTAGACTTGGCTGGTTCCATCACAGGTGCAGCTTCCTCACCAAGGACATTCACAAGAGGCAATGCCTTAGAAATGTGGCATTTGTCACCCACTACCACACTGCCCTCCTCAATGCTGCTGTCAGGAGCTGGAAGACTTGTATCTCAGTGTTCAACAAAAGCTTCATTCCTACTGCCATCATGTTCTTAAACAGTCCTGAAAAGCTTTAACTTTACTTCAGACTGTTTATTTCCTCCAATTTGCACTGGTGCTGTTTGTGTATTTTGCATTTGAGTGTGTTATTTATGTTTGTCCATGTGACatatgctgctgcaaaaagcttaTTTCCATAGTATCTATACCCTGGGTATTTACACCTATGATAACAACAAACAGACGAGCTTAGAACTTGGTCAAAACAAGTTAAATTTCTACATCCAGAGCTAACAACAAATATAATAGTCTATATACTGGAATAGACACAAGAGGAATAAAGACAATTGAAATTAGAAACTTTATCTCAaaagattttattttactttgCTGGGATCCTGATATCTGGCAGTTTCTCTTCATTCCtgttgaaaataaaacaaattttgtAAGCAACCTGGTACAATATACACCAAAAATCAATTCAGCACAAGGTAATGAAACTCACAGTAGGACACTCAATCCTGCCTTCATTGATGTCGTCAATGACACTGTGAGGATGTTTGCCATCAATGTTGCAACCGATGGACTGAGCAGTTCCAAGGATTTCCTTCACAGTTCCTGCAATAATTCAAACACAACCTTCAACATTACTGCAGACACTTGCAAGAGAACAGCAGACATCAGACACCACTCTGCATTGCAAACTGTACCCACCTGAAAGGTCTCTGGCTAGAGAACGATGCCTCATCTGCCGGGCAATATTAACCACCTCATCAAAGGTGATGCTGCCAGTGTGTTTAACTAGAAAAAAAGTGTAGTAACAGTCAATAAGTAATATGGAACCCCTCCACAATCTGACTTACACCCACATCACCAGCAGAAACAAATTTCAAAGCTTAACCAACAGATTGCCTATACCTCCGGTTAAGAATTTGCAGCTCCATCTTACATCCATATGCTTAGGGAAAGTTAAAGTCAGTGGTTATTTCTTCACTGTCAACCAGCAAATCTTTATGCAAAGTGCAACACACTGCCCTAATCCCCATCCACAATCCAGCATGAATGGGCCAAGGCAACTATTTCCCACAGCCAAGGAGCCACCACTTGGCAATACACTAGGACAACTGAGGAAAAGGATATGTGAAAACCAAGGCCTCAGACCTACAAAACTCATGCTCTACGGGAATTAGTGAAAATGATCCCTGCCCCTTTATACTGCTGAGTTAGATTACCTTGAATAAGTAATTCAAGGCAAATTAAAATACCTGAACAGTGAGATCTCATTCGCTTTCTTTGGGTAGACCATGTCATTCACACATGCAACAAAATAACACTGAAACAGGCACACTATTCTGAGCTCTCATACAGGAAGAAATAACCAGGCATTGATAAAATGATTCAAGAATGTGATCAGACTTCTTGATGAAACGCACCATCCTCACTAACAAGTGGGATCACTCAAAGCAGAGAAGATGCATTCACAATGGTAGTGAAACATTGGAATCATACCAAACCCACGTAAGTGTGATGGAAGGAGCTCCCATCACAAACTGCCCACCTGCCCAGTAAGGAACCACATGCTCTATCTATGGGCTTGAATGAAGTACAGCACACTAATACCACCATTTAGAGTAGAAGCAGGGAGCTCCAGGACCGATGGTCTGGTACAGTACTAACGGTAAATATCTTGAAATCTACATGGCCAAGCTTTTTCCCCACAGATGGAAATCAAAACATCTATTTTTTCACTGGAAACTACTTCCACAGTAAATGAACCACGATCACATTGCTTAGGAACTTACTATTCTTTTGCTTCTTTCTGTCCCTGGGCGGTTCCTTCAGAGCTTTGATGATTAGGGCAGAAGCTGATGGGACAACCTGAATCTTTAAATGAAACACAGCCATCAATACCAGATACAACAGTGAAGGCGACATACCATTTTTAAACATCAGCTCCTACAACCCATTCATTTCCCAAAAGTATTTAAAACCACAGGAAAGCCATGCCCAGAGTGACTTTAGTAACACTGCAAACCTCCAGCTGCTTCCAGAATTGAAGGAAACAGTGGCTACAAATGGAGAAAACTCATCCCCACTTCAGCTGACACCAGCAACAGAAAAGCTTAACTTATTGCTCCGGGCACATTACCCAGGAAGGAAAGCATTCGTGGATTCCACCAGTAAAGCATCTtacttttatttttcatttagatACGTCACAAAACAGGCCGTTTCAGCCCAACGAGCcactccacccagcaacccacctatgtaACAGAAGCCCAACCACAAGACaagttgcaatgaccaattaacctactaaccagtacatctttggactgtgggaggaaacacacccACTcataagaacatacaaacttcttacagcatAGAAATGAACTCCATCGGCCTGAGCTGCAAGTGTCGTGCAAACCAGTACGCTACCATGGCGTTTTATTGAGAAGTATGCTCCTGAAAAGGGTGCTCTGCAAATAACCTGGACAAGAGACCAGGCTTGTCAGCACTCTTAACAGTACCTAAACAGTTAATCTTACCACTGCATGTGGAGCAATCTATCTAAGCAAATGGAATGACTACCTGTGGGGATTGGTATTGGACAAGTTGGATGAGCTGCAGGTGCTCAGCATTAGGAGTTGTCAGGGTTGCTTCCTGGTCCAGACCACAGATAGGGCTGGTAGCAGATGCTGCATGTGTTGACAGACCATCTGGATTCTAGCCACTATTCCTAACCCCTACCGCTTGGCTGCACAGTTCTGCCCATGCTTCTGTGTAACAGCCTTAATAGTGAGCCACCAGTGAGCTTGTCAGGATAGAAAAATCTCCACACAGCAACTTCCatcagtggccattacagaactGTGGTTGTAGGGTGGAGGTGACtgagaattaaatatccaaggatatcaagtAATATGGagagacaggcaggaaggtaagggaggtggggtcgCACTtgtaattaaagatgagatcagagcAATAGTGAAAAATGATAAAAGATCCAAGGATCAATGTGTGCAGAGactaggaatagtaaagggaaaaattcACTGGGATGTGCCTATATGTCACTGACTGATAACATTACGGTGTCAATAATCCAATAAATATCTGCTGCATACAATAGTGGAATAACAGTTGTCAtgagggactttaacttgcacatagatccAGGCAATCAAATTGGCTGAGGCAGACTTCATAAAATAAATCTGTGATAAGTGTGCTTCAAGAGCAACTTACTGAATCTACAAGGGTAAATGCTACCTTAGATCTGATCCTGGGGAATGAGAGGTAAAATTAACGTTCTCGTAGTTGGAAAgaatgatcatagtatgattgaattttctcatacaaatggagggtgcaatagtttaaTCCAAAACCAGTCTATACTGCCCAAAGGAAACTGCAATGGGACGAGGGAGGACCTGGAACACGGACTATATGATGGGACagctgaggaacagtggaagactttcggCATTCAACAAGCAAGGATAGCAAGTGGAGGGGAGAGCcaaccttggataactaaggtaataaaggaaggcatcaaactaaaacacaatgcatacaaagtcaccaagagtagtgggaaccTGAAAAAACACCAAGGACCATTAAGCAAGCAATAAAGGAAGATAGATTAAGAAAGTAAACCAAAAATATAAAAGCAGTGAACATTATTATATAAAACAGGAAGACAATGGGGAATTAATATTGGGTAATGCAGAAATGCCTGAggttttgaatgactattttgcatcagtctttgcaGTGAAGAACATTATCTAATGTGTCAGACAGAAATGCTATGGATGCAATGGGTCCTCTATACAACTATTACCAAAGAGGTAATGCTGAGCTCATTAGTGGGCGAAAAGCTAGcgaagtcccctggtcctgatgtaATACATTGCAGGATACTGAAATGACAGAAGTTATAGCAGAGGTAATTTACAATTCTCTGGAcaggtcccagtggattggaaaACAGTGAATGGCATGCACTGTTTAAAAAAGAAAGGATGCAGGCAgaagcaggtaactataggccagttggctTAATGTCTGTGGTCAAGaaaatgtgtgaagttatcattgaAGAAATAAGACATCTGGATGGAAATGTTCCatcaggaagacagcgcagaTTCAGGAAGGGCAGatcaaacttactggagttctttgagttATATAATGAGTACAGTGGATTGAGGGTAATAAATGGCTATTGTAtacctggatttccagaaggcattcaataagattCTGTGCAAGACTTATCCTTAAGGACATACTGAGTTAGGGGTAACgtattaacatggatagaggattgattTAATCAACAGAAGGTTGGAATAGATGGGTGTTTGGTTGGTTAGTGAGCAGTGGGCCACATGGGTCAGTGCtgagcccacaactgttcacagtGTGCATTAACAATAGGAAGGGGGACTGAGAGTAGTGcatccaagtttgctgatcacACCAAAAGCTAATTGTACAGAAGATCTATATTGTCTACAGTGATacagataggttaggtgagtggatgAGAGTCTGGCAGATGGGGTACactgttggtaaatgcaaggtcatccactttggaaggaaaatagaaggtcagcttaTTTAAATTgctgcatgctgttgtgcaggagggctTAGGAGTGCTGGTGCATTAagtgcaaaaggttggtttgctgTTACAACAGGTTATCAAGGTGGCAAATGCAATACTGGCCTTCTttactagagggattgaact
This DNA window, taken from Mobula hypostoma chromosome 21, sMobHyp1.1, whole genome shotgun sequence, encodes the following:
- the rpl12 gene encoding 60S ribosomal protein L12 — its product is MPPKFDPNEVKIVYLRCTGGEVGATSALAPKIGPLGLSPKKVGDDIAKATGDWKGLRITIQLTIQNRQAQIQVVPSASALIIKALKEPPRDRKKQKNIKHTGSITFDEVVNIARQMRHRSLARDLSGTVKEILGTAQSIGCNIDGKHPHSVIDDINEGRIECPTE